A DNA window from Rhizobium jaguaris contains the following coding sequences:
- a CDS encoding DUF72 domain-containing protein encodes MTTAGTIRTGIGGWTFEPWRGTFYPDTLKQKDELNFASRKLRVIEVNGTYYSTQKPEVFAKWAADVPDGFIFSLKATRFVTNRRVLSEAGESMQRFLDSGISELGAHLGPLLWQFAPTKKFDPDDFEAFLKLLPSKQDGLALKHVVEVRHDSFKVPEFIALLAKYNVAPVCAEHFEYPMIADVTADFVYARLQKGSDDIKTCYAPKDLKAWAKRLETWAEGGIPDDLPLIDGVRKVKAEPRDVFAFMIHEGKVNAPHGAIALQEEVVK; translated from the coding sequence ATGACCACTGCAGGCACGATCCGAACCGGTATCGGCGGCTGGACCTTTGAGCCTTGGCGCGGGACATTTTATCCCGACACGCTGAAGCAGAAGGACGAGCTCAATTTCGCCAGCCGCAAGCTGAGGGTGATCGAGGTCAACGGCACCTATTACAGCACGCAGAAGCCGGAGGTTTTTGCCAAATGGGCGGCCGATGTGCCTGATGGTTTCATCTTCTCGCTCAAGGCGACGCGTTTCGTCACCAACCGGCGTGTGCTCTCCGAAGCCGGCGAATCGATGCAACGCTTCCTCGACTCCGGTATCAGCGAACTGGGCGCCCATCTCGGGCCGCTACTCTGGCAATTCGCTCCGACCAAGAAGTTCGATCCGGATGATTTCGAGGCATTCCTGAAATTGCTGCCGAGCAAACAGGACGGCTTGGCGCTCAAGCACGTCGTCGAGGTCAGGCATGACTCGTTCAAGGTGCCGGAATTCATTGCTCTGCTCGCCAAATACAATGTCGCGCCGGTTTGCGCCGAACACTTTGAATATCCGATGATCGCCGATGTCACCGCCGATTTCGTCTATGCCCGCCTACAGAAGGGTTCTGACGACATAAAGACCTGTTACGCGCCGAAGGACTTGAAGGCCTGGGCGAAGCGGTTGGAAACGTGGGCCGAGGGCGGGATACCTGATGATCTGCCGCTGATCGATGGAGTTCGCAAGGTCAAGGCTGAGCCACGCGACGTCTTTGCCTTCATGATCCACGAGGGCAAGGTCAATGCGCCGCATGGCGCGATCGCGTTGCAGGAAGAAGTGGTGAAATAG
- the glnA gene encoding type I glutamate--ammonia ligase, with product MTTASEILKQIKDNDVKFVDLRFTDPKGKLQHVTMDIVCVDEDMFADGVMFDGSSIAGWKAINESDMVLMPDTDTVHMDPFFAQSTMVILCDILDPVSGEAYNRDPRGTAKKAEAYLKASGIGDTAFFGPEAEFFVFDDVKYKADPYNTGFKLDSSELPSNDDTDYETGNLGHRPRIKGGYFPVPPVDSAQDMRSEMLTVLAEMGVVVEKHHHEVAAAQHELGIKFDTLVRNADKMQIYKYVVHQVANAYGKTATFMPKPIFGDNGSGMHVHQSIWKGGKPTFAGDEYAGLSESCLYYIGGIIKHAKAINAFTNPSTNSYKRLVPGYEAPVLLAYSARNRSASCRIPFGSNPKAKRVEVRFPDPVANPYLAFAAMLMAGLDGIKNKIHPGKAMDKDLYDLPPKELKKIPTVCGSLREALESLDKDRKFLTAGGVFDDDQIDAFIELKMQEVMRFEMTPHPVEYDMYYSA from the coding sequence ATGACGACCGCAAGCGAAATTCTCAAACAGATCAAGGATAACGACGTCAAGTTCGTTGACCTGCGGTTCACGGATCCCAAGGGCAAGCTGCAGCATGTCACGATGGACATCGTATGCGTCGACGAAGACATGTTCGCCGATGGCGTCATGTTCGACGGCTCCTCGATTGCGGGTTGGAAGGCCATCAACGAATCCGACATGGTACTGATGCCCGATACCGATACGGTCCACATGGATCCGTTCTTCGCGCAGTCCACCATGGTCATCCTCTGCGACATCCTCGACCCGGTCTCCGGCGAAGCCTATAACCGCGACCCGCGCGGTACCGCCAAGAAGGCTGAAGCCTATCTTAAGGCATCCGGCATCGGCGACACCGCCTTCTTCGGTCCGGAAGCTGAATTCTTCGTCTTCGACGACGTCAAGTACAAGGCCGATCCCTACAATACCGGCTTCAAGCTCGACTCCAGCGAATTGCCGTCCAACGACGACACCGACTACGAAACCGGCAACCTTGGCCACCGTCCGCGTATCAAGGGCGGCTACTTCCCGGTTCCGCCGGTCGATAGCGCCCAGGACATGCGTTCGGAAATGCTGACGGTTCTCGCCGAAATGGGCGTTGTCGTCGAAAAGCATCACCACGAAGTCGCCGCCGCTCAGCACGAACTTGGCATCAAGTTCGACACGCTGGTGCGCAACGCCGACAAGATGCAGATCTACAAGTACGTCGTTCACCAGGTCGCCAATGCCTACGGCAAGACGGCAACCTTCATGCCGAAGCCGATCTTCGGCGACAACGGCTCGGGCATGCACGTTCACCAGTCGATCTGGAAGGGCGGCAAGCCGACCTTCGCGGGCGACGAATATGCAGGCCTTTCCGAAAGCTGCCTCTACTACATCGGCGGCATCATCAAGCATGCCAAGGCCATCAACGCCTTCACCAACCCGTCGACGAACTCCTACAAGCGTCTCGTCCCGGGCTATGAAGCTCCGGTCCTGCTCGCCTACTCGGCTCGCAACCGTTCGGCTTCCTGCCGTATCCCGTTCGGCTCCAACCCGAAGGCAAAGCGCGTCGAGGTCCGCTTCCCGGACCCGGTCGCCAACCCGTATCTCGCCTTCGCCGCCATGCTGATGGCCGGCCTCGACGGCATCAAGAACAAGATCCATCCGGGCAAGGCCATGGATAAGGACCTGTACGATCTGCCGCCGAAGGAGTTGAAGAAGATTCCGACGGTTTGCGGTTCGCTGCGTGAAGCGCTCGAAAGCCTGGACAAGGACCGCAAGTTCCTGACCGCCGGCGGCGTCTTTGATGACGATCAGATCGATGCCTTCATCGAGCTGAAGATGCAGGAGGTCATGCGCTTCGAAATGACCCCGCATCCGGTTGAATACGATATGTACTACTCGGCATAA
- the hspQ gene encoding heat shock protein HspQ: MKQRTAKFNIGDVVRHRMFPFRGVIFDVDPEFANTEEWWNSIPLEVRPSKDQPFYHLLAENDETEYVAYVSEQNLISDESGVPLRNPQIAQIFDKGPTGEFKPKMSFAH; this comes from the coding sequence ATGAAACAACGAACTGCAAAATTCAATATCGGCGACGTAGTTCGGCACCGGATGTTTCCCTTCCGTGGTGTCATATTCGACGTCGACCCGGAATTCGCCAATACCGAAGAGTGGTGGAATTCCATTCCGTTGGAAGTGCGGCCCAGCAAGGACCAGCCCTTCTATCACCTTCTCGCCGAAAACGACGAGACTGAATACGTCGCATACGTGTCCGAGCAGAATCTGATTAGCGACGAGAGCGGCGTCCCGCTTCGCAATCCGCAGATCGCTCAGATCTTCGACAAGGGGCCCACAGGCGAGTTCAAGCCCAAGATGAGCTTCGCCCACTAG
- a CDS encoding DsbA family oxidoreductase — protein MERITIDIVSDVVCPWCYLGKARLELAIAEVQDEVGVDINWRPYRLNPDYPPEGVDQKKALEQKLGGAERVAQGHKMLTDLGREVGINFDFEAIKIGPNTLDAHRLIQWAGTEDREKQEKVVSALFKANFEEGRNVGDHAVLLDIAEKAGLDRSVVATLLSSNADRDLIVGEIDAAQKIGVTGVPFFIFDQQYAVSGAQTPDVLAGALRDIAKMKAEARAGMN, from the coding sequence ATGGAACGCATCACGATCGATATCGTCTCGGACGTCGTTTGTCCGTGGTGCTATCTCGGCAAAGCCCGACTGGAGCTGGCGATCGCCGAGGTGCAGGATGAAGTGGGCGTCGACATCAACTGGCGGCCCTATCGCCTCAACCCCGACTATCCACCGGAGGGCGTCGACCAGAAGAAGGCGCTTGAGCAGAAGCTTGGCGGCGCGGAGCGTGTCGCGCAGGGGCACAAGATGCTGACCGATCTCGGTCGCGAAGTGGGTATCAACTTCGATTTCGAAGCCATAAAGATCGGCCCGAATACGCTTGACGCACATCGCCTCATCCAATGGGCGGGAACCGAGGACCGTGAGAAGCAGGAAAAGGTGGTGAGCGCCCTGTTCAAGGCCAATTTCGAGGAAGGCCGCAATGTCGGCGATCACGCCGTGCTGCTGGATATTGCCGAAAAGGCCGGGCTTGACCGCTCCGTCGTCGCCACGCTGCTCTCCTCCAATGCCGACCGCGATCTTATCGTCGGCGAAATCGACGCCGCTCAGAAGATCGGCGTCACCGGCGTGCCCTTCTTCATCTTCGACCAGCAATATGCCGTCAGCGGGGCGCAGACGCCGGATGTACTGGCGGGCGCGCTGCGCGACATTGCCAAGATGAAGGCCGAGGCGCGGGCGGGGATGAACTGA
- a CDS encoding P-II family nitrogen regulator, whose translation MKKIEAIIKPFKLDEVKEALQEVGLQGITVTEAKGFGRQKGHTELYRGAEYVVDFLPKVKVEVVLADENAEAVIDAIRKAAQTGRIGDGKIFVSNVEEVIRIRTGETGIDAI comes from the coding sequence ATGAAAAAGATCGAAGCGATCATTAAGCCTTTCAAGCTCGACGAAGTGAAGGAAGCCCTTCAGGAAGTCGGCCTGCAGGGCATCACTGTCACGGAAGCGAAGGGCTTCGGTCGTCAGAAAGGTCACACGGAGCTCTACCGTGGTGCCGAATACGTCGTCGACTTCCTGCCCAAGGTTAAGGTCGAAGTCGTATTGGCCGACGAAAATGCGGAAGCGGTGATCGACGCTATCCGCAAGGCGGCACAGACTGGCCGTATCGGCGACGGCAAGATTTTCGTCTCCAATGTGGAAGAGGTCATTCGAATCCGCACCGGAGAAACGGGTATAGACGCCATTTAA
- a CDS encoding invasion associated locus B family protein — protein MMFKTDNKMRAGLSALALMIGAALPAAAFAQDASDAAPADGGGNAAQPRLGWYKTCTKQDDADICIVQNLIMANNGQLVTAVGLISIDGKVNRKILQISVPTARLIAPGITMQVDGGKGQKIDYAVCLPDKCTAEVPLTDAMIAALKKGTDVTFTSINFRRAPNPIKISLDGFGAAYDGAAISDSKLAESQKSLQDSMQKKAEEARKKLEDAQKAAKQQ, from the coding sequence ATGATGTTCAAGACTGACAACAAAATGCGGGCAGGACTTTCTGCTCTGGCTCTTATGATCGGTGCAGCGCTTCCGGCTGCTGCTTTCGCTCAGGATGCCTCAGACGCAGCTCCTGCTGATGGTGGTGGCAACGCCGCTCAGCCGCGCCTCGGCTGGTACAAGACCTGCACCAAGCAGGACGATGCCGATATCTGCATCGTTCAGAACCTGATCATGGCCAACAACGGCCAGTTGGTGACCGCAGTCGGCCTCATCTCCATCGACGGCAAGGTCAACCGCAAGATCCTGCAGATTTCCGTTCCGACCGCACGTCTGATCGCTCCGGGCATCACCATGCAGGTCGACGGCGGCAAGGGCCAGAAGATCGACTACGCTGTCTGCCTGCCGGACAAGTGCACTGCCGAAGTGCCGCTGACCGACGCGATGATCGCGGCTCTGAAGAAGGGCACTGACGTGACCTTCACCTCGATCAACTTCCGTCGCGCCCCGAACCCGATCAAGATCTCGCTCGACGGTTTCGGCGCAGCCTATGACGGCGCAGCGATCTCCGATTCGAAGCTGGCCGAGAGCCAGAAGAGCCTGCAGGACAGCATGCAGAAAAAGGCTGAAGAAGCCCGCAAGAAGCTGGAAGACGCCCAGAAGGCCGCCAAGCAGCAGTAA
- a CDS encoding YciI family protein: MRFMMLMIPGGYASAAPDAMPSAEAVAAMMKYNEELKKAGVLLALEGLHPPASGARVSFKGGKPTVVDGPFAEVKEVLGGYWMIDVRSRDEAIEWARRCPASENDVIEIRRVHEMSEFPEDVQKAAEGFSELKG; encoded by the coding sequence ATGCGTTTTATGATGCTCATGATCCCCGGCGGATATGCGTCGGCAGCGCCCGATGCCATGCCGAGCGCCGAGGCGGTGGCTGCAATGATGAAATACAATGAGGAGCTGAAGAAGGCCGGTGTGCTGCTGGCGCTGGAAGGCCTGCACCCGCCGGCTTCTGGTGCCAGGGTCAGCTTCAAGGGCGGAAAGCCGACGGTCGTCGATGGTCCTTTCGCCGAAGTCAAGGAAGTGTTGGGCGGCTATTGGATGATCGACGTCCGCTCGCGCGACGAGGCTATCGAGTGGGCACGCCGCTGCCCGGCTTCGGAAAATGACGTGATCGAGATTCGCCGCGTCCACGAGATGAGCGAATTCCCCGAGGACGTCCAGAAGGCGGCGGAAGGCTTCAGTGAGCTGAAGGGGTGA
- a CDS encoding RNA polymerase sigma factor → MTDTGAIEAVWRIEQPKLAARLTRLLRDVGLAEEITQDAFVLALERWPRDGIPRNPAAWLTQVAKNRALDRLRRTTLIDGKHRELKIDLNELERATPDIEAALDEDIDDDLLRLIFTACHPVLPAEQRAALALRLLGGLSTSEIARAFLMPEVTIAQRIVRAKRTLRDAAISFETPRGEERRERLGAVLEVVYLVFNEGYVATEGPHWLRADLCGEALRLGRSLTALMPEESEVQGLMALMELHASRFAARTDKTGNPILLLDQDRSRWNWSLIRRGLDGLNRAMTLTPTPGPYLLQAMIAAGHARAVTAADTDWIAIAACYQALALTAPSPIVEINRAVAVGMAFGPAQGLAIVDALRDEPRLNGSHLLPTVRGDLLEKLGRTAEARAEFLRAAELTGNDRERALLLARANPSSPQRGA, encoded by the coding sequence GTGACCGATACCGGTGCCATCGAAGCGGTCTGGCGGATCGAGCAGCCGAAGCTCGCCGCCAGGCTAACTCGATTGTTGCGCGACGTCGGCTTGGCCGAAGAGATCACACAAGATGCCTTTGTGCTGGCCCTGGAACGCTGGCCGCGGGATGGTATTCCGCGCAACCCGGCGGCCTGGCTGACCCAAGTCGCCAAGAATCGGGCACTCGACCGACTGCGCCGCACGACGCTGATCGACGGTAAGCACCGCGAACTGAAGATCGACCTGAACGAACTGGAACGTGCGACACCCGATATTGAGGCTGCTCTCGACGAGGACATCGACGACGACCTGTTGCGGCTGATTTTCACCGCCTGCCATCCAGTGCTGCCAGCCGAGCAACGCGCCGCCCTCGCTTTGCGCCTGCTCGGCGGTCTATCCACATCCGAGATCGCCCGCGCCTTCCTAATGCCTGAAGTCACCATTGCCCAACGCATCGTGCGCGCTAAACGGACCTTGCGGGATGCCGCCATTTCGTTCGAAACCCCGCGTGGTGAAGAGCGGCGGGAACGCCTCGGCGCCGTGCTGGAAGTGGTCTATCTGGTCTTTAATGAGGGTTATGTGGCAACGGAGGGGCCGCACTGGCTGCGCGCCGATCTCTGCGGCGAGGCCCTGCGCCTGGGTCGCTCGCTGACAGCGCTGATGCCGGAGGAATCCGAGGTGCAGGGATTGATGGCGCTGATGGAGTTGCATGCCTCGCGCTTTGCCGCCCGTACCGACAAAACAGGCAATCCGATCCTGCTGCTCGACCAGGACCGCAGTCGCTGGAACTGGTCGCTGATCCGGCGCGGCCTCGACGGCTTGAACCGCGCGATGACGCTGACTCCGACGCCCGGCCCCTATTTGTTGCAGGCGATGATCGCGGCCGGCCATGCCCGCGCGGTGACGGCGGCCGATACCGACTGGATCGCTATCGCCGCGTGTTATCAGGCGCTGGCATTGACGGCGCCTTCGCCGATCGTCGAGATCAACCGGGCAGTGGCGGTCGGCATGGCGTTCGGGCCTGCCCAGGGCCTCGCCATTGTCGACGCGCTGAGAGACGAACCGCGCTTGAACGGGTCGCATCTGCTCCCCACGGTGCGCGGCGATCTCTTAGAGAAGTTGGGACGAACCGCGGAAGCGCGCGCCGAGTTCCTTCGTGCCGCCGAATTGACCGGCAATGACAGAGAGCGAGCTTTGTTGCTTGCTCGCGCCAATCCGTCCAGCCCCCAGCGTGGCGCTTAA
- a CDS encoding extracellular solute-binding protein, which yields MRALRIAIFLFFSTFCSAAIAQPLYGIAMHGDPALPADYAHFTYVNPSVKKGGHINYGVVGTFDNLNPFILKSMGTTARGMWDPAYGNLVYESLMQRSSDEPFTLYGLLAQTVEWDDSRSFIQFNLNPKAKWSDGQPVTPEDVIFTFQLLRDKGRPNLSSPLKGVGKMEKVGEHGVLIHFNEKANRETPLIIAMLPILPKHIIDPETFERTTLAIPVGSGPYKVKSVDPGQRIIYQRDPGYWGKDIPAKVGVDNYDEISVTYFLQEATLFESFKKGDIDVYPDGSPGHWQQAYDFPAVTSGAIVKEVFTPRLPSGMFGFVFNTRRPIFSDKKVRQGLALAFDFEWVNRNLSSGAYTRTQSYWQNSDLSSLGVPADAHELTMLGPIKDRIDRDVLDGTYRLPVSDGSGRDRAILRKAVDLLKEGGYTIRGEKMVDSAGRQLSFEIMTQNADQERIAIAYRRSLALLGIAVTIRTVDDSQYQLRTASYDYDMILKAYPSSLSPGTEQLGRWGSAAAKAPGSFNYAGIADPDVDTLISHFLTAHSAEDFRDAVRSFDRILISGYYLVPLYHIDQQWVARRSRIAHPDVLPLYGYQLPVWWDASVQ from the coding sequence ATGCGAGCGCTCCGGATCGCTATTTTCCTGTTCTTCTCAACATTCTGCAGCGCGGCAATTGCTCAGCCGCTCTATGGTATCGCAATGCATGGCGATCCTGCCTTACCGGCGGATTATGCGCATTTCACCTACGTCAATCCCAGCGTCAAAAAGGGCGGACATATCAACTATGGTGTCGTCGGTACCTTCGACAATCTCAATCCTTTCATTCTGAAAAGTATGGGCACCACGGCGCGCGGCATGTGGGACCCGGCCTACGGCAATCTCGTCTACGAGTCGCTGATGCAACGCTCGAGCGACGAGCCCTTTACGCTCTATGGACTGCTGGCGCAGACGGTGGAATGGGACGACAGCCGCAGCTTCATCCAGTTCAACCTCAATCCGAAGGCCAAGTGGTCGGACGGACAACCAGTGACGCCGGAAGATGTGATCTTCACCTTCCAGCTCTTGCGCGACAAGGGTCGCCCAAACCTTTCATCTCCGCTGAAAGGTGTCGGCAAGATGGAGAAGGTCGGCGAGCATGGCGTCTTGATTCATTTCAACGAAAAGGCGAATCGCGAAACGCCGCTGATTATCGCCATGCTGCCGATTCTGCCGAAACACATCATCGATCCCGAGACTTTCGAACGGACCACGCTCGCCATTCCAGTCGGCTCCGGGCCCTACAAGGTCAAGAGCGTCGATCCAGGTCAACGCATCATCTACCAGCGCGATCCTGGTTATTGGGGCAAGGATATTCCCGCGAAAGTCGGCGTCGACAATTACGACGAGATATCGGTCACCTATTTCCTGCAGGAGGCCACGCTGTTCGAGTCGTTCAAGAAGGGCGATATCGACGTCTATCCCGACGGTAGCCCTGGCCATTGGCAGCAGGCCTATGATTTCCCTGCCGTCACCTCCGGCGCCATCGTCAAGGAGGTTTTCACGCCGAGACTGCCGAGCGGCATGTTCGGTTTCGTCTTCAACACGCGCCGGCCGATCTTTTCCGACAAAAAGGTGCGGCAGGGCCTGGCGCTGGCCTTCGATTTCGAATGGGTCAACCGCAATCTCTCGTCGGGCGCCTATACGCGCACGCAGAGTTATTGGCAGAACTCTGATCTTTCCTCGCTCGGGGTGCCCGCGGATGCGCACGAACTTACCATGCTAGGCCCGATCAAAGATCGCATCGATCGTGATGTGCTTGATGGCACCTACAGGCTGCCCGTCAGCGACGGTTCTGGTCGCGACCGCGCTATCCTGCGCAAGGCTGTGGATCTGCTCAAGGAAGGCGGCTACACGATCCGGGGCGAAAAGATGGTCGATAGCGCCGGGCGCCAACTCAGCTTCGAGATCATGACGCAGAATGCCGACCAGGAACGTATCGCCATCGCCTATCGCCGATCCCTGGCGCTCCTTGGCATCGCGGTGACGATCCGCACGGTCGACGATTCGCAATATCAGCTGCGGACGGCAAGCTACGATTACGACATGATCCTGAAAGCCTATCCTTCCTCTCTTTCGCCCGGCACGGAGCAGCTTGGGCGATGGGGATCGGCCGCCGCCAAGGCGCCAGGCAGCTTCAATTACGCCGGCATCGCCGACCCAGATGTCGATACGCTGATCTCGCATTTCCTGACGGCCCATTCGGCCGAGGATTTTCGCGACGCTGTCCGCTCCTTCGACCGCATTCTGATCTCGGGCTATTATCTCGTGCCGCTCTATCATATCGACCAGCAATGGGTGGCGCGGCGCAGCCGCATCGCTCATCCCGATGTTCTGCCGCTTTATGGCTATCAGTTGCCCGTCTGGTGGGATGCATCGGTGCAATAA
- a CDS encoding SDR family oxidoreductase has translation MALKILFIGGTGQISYPCVERAVARGHHVSVYNRGLRGDPLHAGVTSIVGELGSAAYADLAKANYDVVCQFIAFTPDQVARDIEVFAGHCGQYIFISSASVYEKPARHYVITEQTPAINPYWPYSQAKIACEELLRKSENLAWTIVRPSHTVRTGLPIMMGDSDVMARRMLDGEPTIVAGDGRTPWTLTRSVDFAVPFVGLFSKQAALSEIFHITSDRAHIWDDIQKTIARMLGVEAKIVHVPTDTLIKYNPDWVGPLVGDKAWTAIFDNSKVKSVAGDFTCAESLDEILAEPIMHLKQRMAKSRPPKGELDALVDRICAAQSALG, from the coding sequence ATGGCTTTGAAAATCCTTTTCATTGGCGGCACCGGTCAAATCTCATACCCATGCGTCGAGCGCGCTGTTGCACGGGGCCATCATGTCAGCGTCTACAACCGCGGCTTGAGAGGCGATCCGTTGCATGCGGGGGTGACCTCGATCGTCGGCGAGCTTGGTTCGGCCGCCTATGCGGATCTCGCCAAGGCCAATTATGACGTTGTCTGCCAGTTCATCGCTTTCACGCCCGACCAGGTCGCGCGCGACATCGAGGTGTTTGCGGGCCACTGCGGCCAATACATCTTCATCTCCTCAGCCTCGGTCTATGAAAAGCCGGCGCGCCATTATGTCATTACCGAACAGACGCCGGCGATCAACCCCTACTGGCCCTACAGCCAGGCCAAGATTGCCTGCGAAGAGTTGCTCAGAAAGTCCGAGAATTTAGCCTGGACAATCGTCCGCCCTAGCCACACCGTTCGCACGGGCCTGCCCATCATGATGGGCGACAGCGACGTCATGGCGAGACGCATGCTGGACGGCGAGCCCACCATCGTAGCGGGCGACGGCCGCACACCCTGGACACTGACCCGCTCAGTCGACTTCGCAGTACCTTTCGTCGGGCTTTTCAGCAAGCAGGCGGCGCTTAGCGAGATTTTCCATATCACTTCCGATCGTGCGCATATCTGGGATGATATTCAAAAGACGATCGCCAGGATGCTAGGCGTGGAGGCCAAGATCGTCCACGTACCGACGGACACCCTGATCAAGTACAATCCGGATTGGGTGGGTCCCCTAGTCGGCGACAAGGCCTGGACTGCGATCTTCGACAATTCGAAGGTCAAGAGCGTGGCGGGCGACTTCACCTGCGCCGAGAGCCTGGATGAAATCCTGGCGGAACCGATCATGCACCTCAAGCAGCGCATGGCCAAAAGCCGTCCGCCTAAGGGTGAACTCGATGCTCTGGTCGATAGGATTTGCGCCGCGCAAAGCGCTCTCGGCTAA
- a CDS encoding NAD(P)H-hydrate dehydratase: MMSQLADLLLSPDDMAAVDRAAAASGIDSYGLMEKAGQAVAASALRHFPEALRYVVLCGPGNNGGDGYVAALALQQSGAVMRLFYLGDPKKLKGDAARAFADCPVVGETMARYSPRPGDIVIDAIFGAGLSRSVPDEVAAVIAEITEARLPVIAVDLPSGLDGRSGQVLGTAFRAVRTVTFMTRKPGHLLMPGRDLCGVLEVFDIGIPARIVRAQANGMIAENTPAQWQADLPTAATDTHKYKRGHLVVFSGGATVTGAARMSAMAGLKAGAGLVTIASPEQALAVNAGLLTAIMLRVVDDETALRAWLADQRLSTFVLGPGFGAGEKARQFVLALSERHLVLDADGITSFRDDPQRLFDAFADGPTRLVLTPHEGEFARLFPDIAADNTLSKVEKARAAAARAHAAIIYKGADSVIAAPDGRALINANAPSWLATAGSGDVLAGIIGGLMTQGAPAFEAAAAGVWLHGVAGQRAAKGLTAEDLVAHVTPF, encoded by the coding sequence ATGATGTCACAACTCGCCGATCTGCTTCTTTCGCCCGATGATATGGCTGCCGTCGATCGGGCGGCGGCCGCGTCAGGCATAGACTCCTACGGACTTATGGAAAAGGCAGGCCAGGCTGTGGCCGCGAGCGCCCTTCGGCATTTCCCTGAGGCCTTGCGGTATGTCGTGCTCTGCGGTCCCGGCAACAACGGCGGCGATGGTTATGTCGCGGCACTGGCCTTGCAGCAAAGCGGAGCGGTGATGCGGCTCTTCTATCTCGGCGATCCCAAAAAACTGAAAGGCGATGCTGCCCGTGCCTTTGCGGATTGTCCGGTCGTCGGCGAAACAATGGCGCGCTATTCGCCGCGCCCCGGGGATATCGTCATCGATGCCATTTTCGGCGCCGGCCTCTCTCGTTCCGTCCCTGATGAAGTTGCTGCAGTCATCGCGGAGATTACGGAGGCCCGCCTTCCCGTCATCGCCGTCGATTTGCCCTCCGGCCTTGACGGTCGCAGCGGTCAGGTGCTCGGCACCGCCTTCCGCGCTGTGCGGACGGTCACGTTCATGACCCGCAAGCCTGGTCATCTGCTGATGCCGGGGCGGGACCTTTGCGGCGTGTTGGAGGTTTTCGATATCGGCATTCCAGCACGCATTGTCCGCGCGCAGGCGAACGGCATGATCGCGGAAAACACGCCGGCGCAATGGCAGGCGGACCTGCCTACGGCCGCGACGGATACTCACAAATACAAGCGCGGCCATCTGGTGGTCTTTTCCGGCGGCGCGACGGTGACGGGTGCGGCGCGCATGTCGGCTATGGCCGGGCTGAAGGCGGGGGCAGGGCTCGTCACCATCGCCTCGCCGGAACAGGCGCTGGCCGTCAATGCGGGCCTGCTGACCGCGATCATGCTGCGCGTGGTCGACGACGAAACCGCCCTGCGTGCCTGGCTTGCCGACCAGCGCCTCTCGACTTTCGTCCTCGGCCCCGGCTTCGGCGCGGGCGAGAAGGCTCGGCAATTTGTGCTGGCCCTCAGCGAACGCCATCTGGTGCTCGATGCTGACGGTATCACGTCATTTCGCGATGATCCGCAACGTTTGTTTGATGCTTTTGCTGACGGTCCGACACGCTTGGTGCTGACGCCACATGAGGGTGAGTTCGCCCGCCTTTTCCCCGATATCGCTGCAGACAATACGTTGAGTAAGGTCGAGAAGGCGAGGGCGGCGGCGGCACGCGCCCATGCCGCCATCATCTATAAGGGCGCCGACAGCGTCATTGCCGCACCCGACGGCCGGGCGCTGATCAACGCCAATGCCCCGTCATGGCTTGCCACTGCTGGCTCAGGCGACGTACTCGCCGGCATCATCGGCGGACTTATGACGCAAGGGGCACCCGCATTCGAAGCTGCGGCGGCTGGTGTCTGGCTGCATGGCGTGGCCGGGCAGAGGGCGGCAAAGGGGTTGACGGCCGAAGACCTCGTCGCTCACGTCACACCTTTCTGA